A part of Streptomyces sp. DSM 40750 genomic DNA contains:
- a CDS encoding leucyl aminopeptidase has translation MTALTLSTAAASGLRADAIVVGVAKGSASRSGDLVIAPGAEAVDKAYDGKLAGVLETLGASGAEGEVTKLPAPSGFKAPLVVAVGLGAVPEKDGSFGAEALRRAAGAAARALSGTKKAAFALPVEDADAVGALAEGALLGAYSFDVYKETGRQAKDAAKAKNGKAPLAEVALLGAKPRDKAHKAAAERAIAVTEELNRARDLINTPPNDLDPEAFAAVAQTAAKEHGIKVTVLDEKALAKGGYGGILGVGAGSAATPRLVQLSYTSPKAKKHLAFVGKGITYDSGGISLKPAGHNETMKCDMSGAAAVFAAVVAAARLGLEVNITGWLALAENMPSGSATRPGDVLRMYSGKTVEVLNTDAEGRLVLADALAKASEDKPDAIVDVATLTGAMMLALGNRTFGIMANDDAFRTAVHEAAEESGEPAWPMPLPDHLRKGMDSPTADIANMGERYGGGLVAGLFLKEFVGEGITWAHLDIAGPAFNEGGPFGYTPKGGTGTAVRTLVRLAERAASGDLG, from the coding sequence GTGACTGCTCTCACTCTCAGCACCGCCGCCGCGTCGGGCCTCCGCGCCGACGCGATCGTGGTCGGTGTCGCGAAGGGCTCTGCATCCCGGTCAGGGGACCTGGTCATCGCGCCGGGTGCCGAGGCCGTGGACAAGGCATACGACGGCAAGCTGGCCGGCGTCCTGGAGACCCTCGGCGCCTCGGGCGCGGAGGGCGAGGTGACGAAGCTGCCCGCGCCGTCCGGTTTCAAGGCGCCGCTCGTCGTGGCGGTGGGCCTGGGTGCGGTGCCCGAGAAGGACGGCTCGTTCGGCGCGGAGGCGCTGCGCCGCGCGGCCGGTGCCGCGGCCCGTGCCCTGTCCGGCACGAAGAAGGCCGCGTTCGCGCTGCCCGTCGAGGACGCCGACGCCGTGGGCGCCCTCGCCGAGGGCGCGTTGCTCGGCGCGTACTCCTTTGACGTGTACAAGGAAACCGGCCGTCAGGCCAAGGACGCCGCGAAGGCCAAGAACGGCAAGGCGCCGCTCGCCGAGGTCGCCCTGCTCGGCGCGAAGCCCCGGGACAAGGCCCACAAGGCGGCCGCCGAGCGCGCGATCGCGGTGACCGAGGAGCTGAACCGCGCCCGGGACCTCATCAACACCCCGCCGAACGACCTCGACCCGGAGGCCTTCGCCGCCGTCGCGCAGACCGCGGCCAAGGAGCACGGCATCAAGGTGACCGTGCTCGACGAGAAGGCGCTCGCCAAGGGCGGCTACGGCGGCATCCTCGGCGTCGGCGCGGGCTCCGCGGCCACGCCCCGGCTGGTGCAGCTGTCGTACACCAGCCCCAAGGCGAAGAAGCACCTGGCGTTCGTCGGCAAGGGCATCACGTACGACTCGGGCGGTATCTCGCTCAAGCCCGCCGGGCACAACGAGACGATGAAGTGCGACATGAGCGGCGCGGCCGCCGTGTTCGCCGCGGTCGTCGCCGCCGCGCGCCTGGGTCTCGAGGTCAACATCACGGGCTGGCTCGCCCTCGCCGAGAACATGCCGTCCGGCTCCGCCACCCGCCCGGGTGACGTGCTGCGCATGTACAGCGGCAAGACGGTGGAGGTGCTGAACACCGACGCGGAGGGCCGGCTCGTCCTGGCCGACGCGCTCGCCAAGGCGTCCGAGGACAAGCCGGACGCGATCGTCGACGTGGCGACGCTGACCGGGGCGATGATGCTGGCGCTGGGCAACCGGACGTTCGGGATCATGGCCAACGACGACGCGTTCCGCACGGCCGTGCACGAGGCCGCCGAGGAGTCCGGTGAACCGGCGTGGCCGATGCCGCTGCCGGACCATCTGCGCAAGGGGATGGACTCCCCGACCGCCGACATCGCGAACATGGGTGAGCGGTACGGCGGTGGGCTGGTCGCCGGGCTGTTCCTCAAGGAGTTCGTGGGTGAGGGGATCACCTGGGCGCACCTGGACATCGCGGGGCCGGCCTTCAACGAGGGGGGTCCCTTCGGGTACACGCCGAAGGGTGGGACCGGGACGGCTGTTCGGACTCTGGTGCGGCTGGCTGAGCGGGCTGCCTCCGGCGACCTGGGGTGA
- the lpdA gene encoding dihydrolipoyl dehydrogenase — MANDASTVFDLVILGGGSGGYAAALRGAQLGLDVALIEKDKVGGTCLHRGCIPTKALLHAGEIADQARESEQFGVKATFEGIDVPAVHKYKDGVISGLYKGLQGLIASRKVTYIEGEGRLSSPTSVDVNGQRVQGRHVLLATGSVPKSLPGLEIDGNRIISSDHALVLDRVPKSAIVLGGGVIGVEFASAWKSFGSDITVIEGLKHLVPVEDENSSKLLERAFRKRGIKFNLGTFFSKAEYTQDGVKVTLADGKEFEAELLLVAVGRGPVSQGLGYEDQGVAMDRGYVLVDEYMRTNVPTISAVGDLVPTLQLAHVGFAEGILVAERLAGLKTVPIDYDGVPRVTYCHPEVASVGITEAKAKEIYGADKVVALKYNLAGNGKSKILNTAGEIKLVQVKDGAVVGVHMVGDRMGEQVGEAQLIYNWEALPAEVAQLIHAHPTQNEAMGEAHLALAGKPLHSHD; from the coding sequence GTGGCGAACGACGCCAGCACCGTTTTCGACCTAGTGATCCTCGGCGGTGGTAGCGGTGGTTACGCCGCGGCGCTGCGCGGGGCTCAGCTGGGCCTGGACGTCGCCCTGATCGAGAAGGACAAGGTCGGAGGCACCTGCCTGCACCGGGGATGCATTCCCACGAAGGCCCTGCTCCACGCGGGCGAGATCGCCGACCAGGCCCGCGAGAGCGAGCAGTTCGGTGTGAAGGCCACCTTCGAGGGCATCGACGTCCCGGCCGTGCACAAGTACAAGGACGGGGTGATCTCCGGCCTGTACAAGGGTCTGCAGGGGCTCATCGCCTCCCGCAAGGTCACCTACATCGAGGGTGAGGGCCGGCTGTCCTCCCCGACCTCCGTCGACGTGAACGGCCAGCGCGTCCAGGGCCGCCACGTCCTGCTGGCGACCGGCTCCGTGCCGAAGTCGCTGCCGGGCCTGGAGATCGACGGCAACCGCATCATCTCCTCGGACCACGCCCTCGTCCTGGACCGGGTGCCGAAGTCGGCGATCGTCCTCGGCGGCGGTGTCATCGGCGTCGAGTTCGCCTCCGCCTGGAAGTCCTTCGGTTCGGACATCACCGTCATCGAGGGTCTGAAGCACCTCGTCCCCGTCGAGGACGAGAACTCCTCCAAGCTTCTTGAGCGCGCCTTCCGCAAGCGCGGCATCAAGTTCAACCTGGGCACCTTCTTCTCGAAGGCCGAGTACACCCAGGACGGTGTCAAGGTCACCCTCGCCGACGGCAAGGAGTTCGAGGCCGAGCTCCTGCTCGTCGCCGTCGGCCGCGGCCCCGTGTCCCAGGGTCTGGGTTACGAGGACCAGGGCGTCGCCATGGACCGCGGCTACGTCCTGGTCGACGAGTACATGCGCACGAACGTCCCGACCATCTCCGCCGTCGGTGACCTGGTCCCGACGCTCCAGCTCGCGCACGTCGGCTTCGCCGAGGGCATCCTGGTGGCGGAGCGTCTGGCCGGTCTCAAGACCGTTCCGATCGACTACGACGGTGTGCCGCGGGTGACGTACTGCCACCCGGAGGTCGCCTCCGTGGGTATCACCGAGGCCAAGGCCAAGGAGATCTACGGCGCGGACAAGGTCGTCGCTCTGAAGTACAACCTGGCGGGCAACGGCAAGAGCAAGATCCTCAACACCGCGGGCGAGATCAAGCTCGTCCAGGTCAAGGACGGTGCCGTGGTCGGCGTCCACATGGTCGGCGACCGCATGGGCGAGCAGGTCGGCGAAGCCCAGCTGATCTACAACTGGGAGGCGCTGCCCGCCGAGGTCGCGCAGCTCATCCACGCCCACCCGACCCAGAACGAGGCGATGGGCGAGGCCCACCTGGCCCTGGCCGGCAAGCCGCTGCACTCGCACGACTGA
- the sucB gene encoding 2-oxoglutarate dehydrogenase, E2 component, dihydrolipoamide succinyltransferase translates to MAVSVTLPALGESVTEGTVTRWLKAEGERVEADEPLLEVSTDKVDTEIPSPAAGILASIKVAEDETVEVGAELAVIDDGTGAPAPAPAAEPAAAPEPAPQATPSTEQAAPAPAPTAEAATGGGSAEGTDVVLPALGESVTEGTVTRWLKEVGDSVEADEPLLEVSTDKVDTEIPAPTSGVLLEITVAEDETAEVGAKLAVIGAPGAAPAAAPAAPAPAPAAAAPAPAAPAPAPAAPAAPAPAPAAPAPAPAAAAPAAPAPAPAPVTPAPAPAVPAAAKATDEGAYVTPLVRKLAAENGVDLGAVKGTGVGGRIRKQDVIAAAEAAKAAAAAPAPAPAAAPAAKKAPALEASPLRGQTVKMPRIRKVIGDNMVKALHEQAQLSSVVEVDVTRLMKLRARAKDSFAAREGVKLSPMPFFVKAAAQALKAHAPVNARINVDEGTITYFDTENIGIAVDSEKGLMTPVIKHAGDLNIAGIAKATAELAGRVRANKITPDELSGATFTISNTGSRGALFDTIIVPPGQVAILGIGATVKRPAVIETEEGTVIGVRDMTYLTLSYDHRLVDGADAARYLTAVKAILEAGEFEVELGL, encoded by the coding sequence ATGGCGGTTTCCGTAACCCTTCCGGCGCTCGGCGAGAGCGTCACCGAGGGCACTGTCACCCGCTGGCTGAAGGCCGAGGGTGAGCGCGTAGAGGCCGACGAGCCGCTGCTCGAGGTCTCGACCGACAAGGTCGACACCGAGATCCCCTCCCCGGCCGCCGGCATCCTGGCGTCCATCAAGGTCGCCGAGGACGAGACCGTCGAGGTCGGCGCCGAGCTGGCCGTCATCGACGACGGCACGGGCGCGCCCGCCCCCGCCCCGGCCGCCGAGCCGGCCGCGGCTCCGGAGCCGGCCCCGCAGGCCACGCCCTCCACCGAGCAGGCCGCCCCCGCGCCGGCCCCGACCGCCGAGGCCGCCACCGGCGGTGGCTCCGCCGAGGGCACCGACGTGGTCCTCCCGGCGCTCGGCGAGTCCGTCACCGAGGGCACCGTCACCCGCTGGCTCAAGGAGGTCGGCGACTCCGTCGAGGCCGACGAGCCCCTCCTTGAGGTCTCCACGGACAAGGTCGACACCGAGATCCCGGCGCCCACCTCGGGTGTGCTCCTGGAGATCACGGTCGCCGAGGACGAGACCGCCGAGGTCGGCGCCAAGCTGGCCGTCATCGGCGCCCCCGGTGCCGCTCCGGCGGCTGCCCCGGCCGCTCCGGCCCCGGCGCCCGCCGCCGCTGCCCCGGCCCCGGCCGCTCCGGCGCCCGCCCCGGCCGCCCCCGCGGCTCCGGCCCCGGCCCCCGCCGCTCCGGCCCCGGCGCCCGCCGCCGCTGCCCCGGCCGCGCCGGCTCCCGCGCCCGCCCCGGTCACCCCGGCTCCGGCCCCGGCTGTGCCTGCCGCCGCCAAGGCGACCGACGAAGGCGCGTACGTCACCCCGCTGGTGCGCAAGCTCGCCGCCGAGAACGGCGTCGACCTGGGCGCCGTCAAGGGCACCGGCGTCGGCGGTCGTATCCGCAAGCAGGACGTCATCGCCGCCGCCGAGGCCGCGAAGGCCGCCGCCGCCGCTCCGGCCCCGGCGCCCGCCGCCGCGCCGGCCGCCAAGAAGGCGCCGGCCCTGGAGGCCTCTCCCCTCCGTGGCCAGACCGTCAAGATGCCGCGCATCCGCAAGGTCATCGGCGACAACATGGTCAAGGCGCTGCACGAGCAGGCGCAGCTGTCCTCGGTGGTCGAGGTCGACGTCACGCGGCTGATGAAGCTGCGCGCCCGGGCCAAGGACTCGTTCGCGGCCCGCGAGGGCGTCAAGCTCTCCCCGATGCCGTTCTTCGTCAAGGCCGCGGCCCAGGCGCTGAAGGCCCACGCGCCCGTCAACGCCCGGATCAACGTGGACGAGGGCACGATCACCTACTTCGACACCGAGAACATCGGTATCGCGGTGGACTCCGAGAAGGGCCTGATGACCCCGGTCATCAAGCACGCCGGTGACCTCAACATCGCCGGTATCGCCAAGGCCACGGCGGAGCTCGCGGGCAGGGTCCGCGCCAACAAGATCACGCCCGACGAGCTGTCCGGTGCGACCTTCACGATCTCCAACACCGGTTCGCGCGGCGCGCTCTTCGACACGATCATCGTGCCGCCGGGCCAGGTCGCGATCCTCGGCATCGGCGCCACGGTCAAGCGCCCCGCCGTTATCGAGACGGAGGAGGGCACGGTCATCGGCGTCCGCGACATGACCTACCTGACCCTCTCCTACGACCACCGTCTGGTCGACGGCGCCGACGCGGCCCGTTACCTGACGGCCGTCAAGGCGATCCTTGAGGCGGGCGAGTTCGAGGTCGAGCTGGGGCTGTGA
- a CDS encoding GntR family transcriptional regulator yields the protein MTTAPVVHSLREQIREHIVEGIVSGRWKPGERIVERRIATELEVSQTPVREALRELESLRLIESAPNKGVRVRNLTAADLEESYPVRAGLEAIAAELAAERLAEDCSALEPHVAALYEADRNADGTSQVRHTVGFHREMVRAAGNSVLLHTWEGLGIEVFTALSIRWLGTVQQSYAEEHQALVEAFQRRDPEIGRLVKEHVLGCAPRAAGDSV from the coding sequence ATGACCACCGCGCCCGTCGTCCACTCGCTGCGCGAACAGATCCGCGAGCACATCGTGGAGGGGATCGTGAGCGGGCGGTGGAAGCCGGGTGAGCGGATCGTGGAGCGGCGGATCGCGACGGAGCTGGAGGTCAGCCAGACACCGGTGCGGGAGGCGTTGCGCGAGCTGGAGTCCCTGCGGTTGATCGAGTCCGCGCCGAACAAGGGTGTACGGGTACGCAATCTGACCGCGGCCGACCTGGAGGAGAGTTACCCGGTACGGGCCGGCCTGGAGGCGATCGCGGCGGAGCTGGCGGCGGAGAGGCTGGCCGAGGACTGCTCGGCGCTCGAACCGCACGTCGCCGCCCTGTACGAGGCCGACCGCAACGCCGACGGCACGTCCCAGGTCCGTCACACCGTCGGCTTCCACCGCGAAATGGTCCGCGCCGCCGGCAACTCCGTCCTCCTGCACACCTGGGAGGGCCTGGGCATCGAGGTGTTCACGGCACTGTCCATCCGCTGGCTGGGGACGGTCCAGCAGTCGTACGCGGAGGAGCACCAGGCCTTGGTCGAGGCGTTCCAGCGGCGGGACCCGGAGATCGGCCGCCTGGTGAAGGAACATGTGCTGGGCTGCGCTCCCCGCGCCGCCGGCGATTCCGTCTGA
- a CDS encoding cation-translocating P-type ATPase C-terminal domain-containing protein, whose amino-acid sequence MARSARWAEEGAWVLLVVRAGTPVAVAGLVPRLHALAHHLVRAAGECGQVRLVGGPPGPHRRFGLPEPLPTGHARTAALVRSLQAEGHGVAVVSARTRRAPARADLGTGVITGPRHVPCDAYVAARPDVVHVLLMALPEARRVGLPPVWRASARSRAGLSASSSRVRGLDAGPSGDRHGHGRGDTVALVSLVSSQLLQTLADAGRDPVVAAAVVGSLVALAVAVTVPGLSPFFGSRPLGPMGWTIALASAAGSVVLPAAVRGAVPEKRIPEIGSSPSGNLGAASRKP is encoded by the coding sequence GTGGCGCGGAGCGCGCGTTGGGCCGAGGAGGGGGCGTGGGTCCTGCTCGTCGTCCGGGCCGGGACACCGGTCGCCGTAGCCGGTCTGGTTCCCCGACTGCACGCGCTGGCCCATCACTTGGTGCGGGCGGCCGGTGAGTGCGGCCAGGTGCGGCTGGTCGGCGGGCCGCCGGGACCGCACCGCAGGTTCGGACTGCCCGAGCCGCTGCCGACCGGGCACGCCCGCACGGCCGCGCTGGTCCGCTCCCTCCAGGCGGAGGGCCATGGCGTCGCGGTGGTGTCGGCGCGCACCCGGCGCGCGCCGGCCCGGGCCGATCTGGGGACCGGGGTGATCACCGGTCCGCGTCATGTGCCGTGCGACGCGTATGTCGCCGCCCGGCCCGACGTCGTACATGTGCTGCTGATGGCCCTGCCGGAGGCCCGGCGGGTCGGCCTGCCACCCGTCTGGAGGGCGTCGGCGCGCTCACGGGCGGGGCTCTCGGCCTCTTCGTCCCGCGTCCGGGGTCTGGACGCGGGTCCGTCTGGTGACCGACACGGTCACGGTCGCGGGGACACCGTCGCCCTGGTCTCCCTCGTCTCCTCCCAGCTGCTCCAGACGCTGGCGGACGCGGGCCGCGATCCGGTGGTCGCGGCGGCCGTGGTGGGGTCCCTGGTGGCGCTGGCCGTCGCGGTGACCGTGCCCGGGCTCAGCCCCTTCTTCGGCAGCCGGCCCCTCGGCCCCATGGGCTGGACGATCGCCCTGGCGTCGGCGGCGGGCTCGGTCGTGCTGCCCGCCGCCGTACGGGGCGCCGTACCGGAGAAGCGGATTCCGGAAATCGGAAGTTCACCCTCCGGCAACCTGGGTGCCGCCTCCCGGAAGCCGTGA
- the aceE gene encoding pyruvate dehydrogenase (acetyl-transferring), homodimeric type → MSDPNAIQPSALDQLPDRDPEETAEWQASLDAVTKAAGPHRAAYLMRRTLERAEGNGIALPKLLETDYVNTIPTAAEPGVPGDEAMERRITAWNRWNAAAMVTRGSKYGVGGHIATFASAAWLYETGFNHFFKGKEADGSGDQLYIQGHASPGIYARAFLDGRLNEAHLDNFRREAAGNGLPSYPHPRRLPWLWEFPTVSMGLGPLSAIYQARFNRYLTSRGIKDVSNSHVWAFLGDGEMDEPESTAALALASREGLDNLTFVINCNLQRLDGPVRANFKIVQELEAQFRGAGWNVIKSLWGSAWDELFQLDTTGALVRRLREVPDAQVQTYQTRDAAYIRQDFFGADPALVEMAKLLSDDKILECFHLSRGGHEARKVYAAYKAAVEFKGAPTVILAQTVKGFTLGEGFASKNANHQMKKLTVDEFKAMRDLLELPIKDSDFVDGVVPYGHPGADSAEVRYLQERRAALGGPAPARRTHALAPLPAAADKTFAAFDKGSGSQNVATTMAFVRLVKDLVRDKETGRRWVPIVPDEARTFGMESLFPSLGIYSPKGQTYEPVDRDQLMYYKEAKDGQILNEGITEAGSMADFIAASTAYSTHGEAMIPFYIFYSMFGWQRTADQMWQLGDQLGRGFLVGATAGRTTLTGEGLQHADGHSPVIAATNPAAMTYDPAFAYEVAAIVKDGLRRMYGEAAPGEDPNVFYYLTVYNEPLPQPAKPSGLGIDEGIVKGLYRFNTAESAGLSPVANAPRIQLLGSGTAIHWALQAQKLLTEEWGVAADVWSATSWSELRRDALDADAALLRGEERVPYVRQALQGAEGPVLAVSDYMRQVPDQIAQWVEQDYSSLGADGFGLSDTREAARRHFGVDAQSIVVAALAQLARRGEVKATAVKEARERYGL, encoded by the coding sequence ATGAGCGACCCCAACGCCATCCAGCCGAGCGCGCTCGACCAGCTCCCCGACCGGGATCCGGAGGAGACCGCCGAATGGCAGGCCTCGCTGGACGCCGTCACCAAGGCGGCCGGGCCGCACCGTGCCGCGTACCTGATGCGCCGCACCCTGGAGCGCGCGGAGGGCAACGGCATCGCGCTGCCCAAGCTGCTCGAGACGGACTACGTCAACACCATCCCCACCGCGGCCGAGCCGGGCGTGCCCGGTGACGAGGCGATGGAGCGCCGTATCACCGCGTGGAACCGCTGGAACGCGGCCGCGATGGTCACCCGCGGCTCCAAATACGGCGTCGGCGGCCACATCGCCACCTTCGCCTCCGCCGCCTGGCTCTACGAGACGGGCTTCAACCACTTCTTCAAGGGCAAGGAAGCCGACGGTTCGGGCGACCAGCTCTACATCCAGGGCCACGCCTCCCCCGGCATCTACGCCCGCGCCTTCCTCGACGGCCGCCTGAACGAGGCCCACCTCGACAACTTCCGCCGCGAGGCGGCCGGCAACGGCCTCCCGTCGTACCCGCACCCGCGCCGCCTGCCCTGGCTGTGGGAGTTCCCGACGGTGTCGATGGGCCTCGGCCCGCTGTCGGCGATCTATCAGGCGCGCTTCAACCGCTATCTCACCAGCCGCGGCATCAAGGACGTCTCGAACTCCCACGTCTGGGCGTTCCTCGGCGACGGCGAGATGGACGAGCCGGAGTCGACGGCGGCACTCGCCCTCGCCTCCCGCGAAGGTCTCGACAACCTCACCTTCGTCATCAACTGCAACCTGCAGCGCCTCGACGGCCCGGTCCGCGCCAACTTCAAGATCGTGCAGGAACTGGAGGCCCAGTTCCGCGGCGCCGGCTGGAACGTCATCAAGTCGCTGTGGGGCTCGGCCTGGGACGAGCTGTTCCAGCTCGACACCACGGGCGCGCTCGTACGCCGGCTGCGCGAGGTACCCGACGCGCAGGTGCAGACGTACCAGACCCGTGACGCCGCCTACATCCGCCAGGACTTCTTCGGCGCCGACCCGGCGCTCGTCGAGATGGCGAAGTTGCTGAGCGACGACAAGATCCTGGAGTGCTTCCACCTCTCCCGCGGTGGTCACGAGGCGCGCAAGGTGTACGCCGCCTACAAGGCCGCCGTCGAGTTCAAGGGCGCCCCGACCGTCATCCTGGCCCAGACCGTCAAGGGCTTCACCCTCGGCGAGGGCTTCGCGTCGAAGAACGCCAACCACCAGATGAAGAAACTGACGGTGGACGAGTTCAAGGCGATGCGTGACCTGCTGGAACTGCCGATCAAGGACAGCGACTTCGTCGACGGGGTCGTGCCCTACGGCCACCCGGGCGCCGACTCCGCCGAGGTCCGCTACCTCCAGGAGCGCCGCGCCGCGCTCGGCGGCCCGGCCCCGGCCCGCCGTACGCACGCGCTGGCCCCGCTGCCGGCCGCCGCCGACAAGACCTTCGCCGCCTTCGACAAGGGCTCCGGCTCACAGAACGTGGCGACGACCATGGCCTTCGTCCGTCTGGTCAAGGACCTGGTCCGCGACAAGGAGACGGGCAGGCGCTGGGTGCCGATCGTCCCCGACGAGGCGCGTACCTTCGGCATGGAGTCGCTCTTCCCGTCGCTCGGGATCTACTCGCCCAAGGGCCAGACGTACGAGCCGGTCGACCGTGACCAGCTGATGTACTACAAGGAGGCCAAGGACGGCCAGATCCTCAACGAGGGGATCACCGAGGCCGGTTCGATGGCGGACTTCATCGCCGCGTCCACCGCGTACTCCACGCACGGCGAAGCGATGATCCCCTTCTACATCTTCTACTCGATGTTCGGCTGGCAGCGCACGGCCGACCAGATGTGGCAGCTCGGCGACCAGCTCGGCCGCGGCTTCCTCGTCGGTGCGACGGCCGGCCGTACAACCCTGACGGGCGAGGGCCTCCAGCACGCCGACGGCCACTCCCCGGTGATCGCGGCGACGAACCCGGCGGCGATGACGTACGACCCGGCGTTCGCGTACGAGGTCGCGGCGATCGTCAAGGACGGTCTGCGCCGGATGTACGGCGAGGCCGCGCCCGGCGAGGACCCGAACGTCTTCTACTACCTGACCGTCTACAACGAGCCCCTGCCGCAGCCCGCCAAGCCGTCCGGCCTGGGCATCGACGAGGGCATCGTCAAGGGCCTGTACCGCTTCAACACGGCCGAGTCGGCGGGGCTGTCCCCGGTGGCGAACGCCCCGCGCATCCAGCTGCTCGGCTCCGGTACGGCGATCCACTGGGCCCTTCAGGCGCAGAAGCTCCTCACCGAGGAGTGGGGCGTGGCGGCCGACGTCTGGTCCGCGACCTCCTGGAGCGAGCTGCGCCGGGACGCCCTGGACGCGGACGCGGCGCTGCTGCGCGGCGAGGAGCGGGTGCCGTACGTCCGCCAGGCCCTGCAAGGTGCCGAAGGACCGGTGCTGGCGGTCTCCGACTACATGCGCCAGGTTCCCGACCAGATCGCCCAGTGGGTCGAGCAGGACTACTCCTCGCTCGGTGCGGACGGCTTCGGCCTCTCCGACACCCGCGAGGCGGCCCGCCGTCACTTCGGCGTGGACGCCCAGTCGATCGTCGTGGCCGCCCTCGCCCAGCTCGCCCGCCGCGGCGAGGTCAAGGCGACGGCGGTGAAGGAGGCCCGGGAGCGGTACGGGCTGTGA
- a CDS encoding helix-turn-helix transcriptional regulator: protein MRAARLIKMVLLLQSRPSMTAAELARELEVSERTVTRDAQALSEAGVPVYADRGRAGGYRLIGGYRTRLTGLARTEAEALFLSGVPGALREMGLEDAASAARLKVSAALLPSLRDASRTASQRFHLDAPSWFKEPKTPELLPAVADAVWDDRRIVARYRRGDTEVERELEPYGLVLKAGVWYLCARVPADGTTGSYRTYRIDRFTTVDADGTRFTRDEEFDLPAYWDEQTERFARSILHAEVVVRLSAEGVRRLPYVVDPVPARDALAAADAPDEHGRLTVTLRVESEEVAHTQLTALGAEAEVLAPEGLRARFASEARRLAGLYEARQEAIRRDKAR, encoded by the coding sequence ATGCGTGCTGCCCGGCTGATCAAGATGGTGCTGCTTCTCCAGTCCCGGCCCTCCATGACCGCCGCCGAACTGGCCCGGGAGCTGGAGGTGTCGGAGCGGACGGTGACGCGGGACGCCCAGGCGCTGTCGGAGGCGGGCGTGCCGGTGTACGCGGACCGGGGGCGGGCCGGTGGTTACCGGCTGATCGGCGGGTATCGGACACGGCTGACCGGGCTGGCCCGCACCGAGGCCGAGGCGCTGTTCCTCAGCGGTGTGCCGGGAGCCCTGCGGGAGATGGGGCTGGAGGACGCTGCCTCCGCCGCCCGGCTGAAGGTCTCGGCCGCCCTGCTGCCCTCCCTCCGCGACGCCTCCCGTACGGCCTCCCAACGGTTCCACCTCGACGCGCCGAGCTGGTTCAAGGAGCCGAAGACCCCCGAACTGCTGCCCGCCGTGGCCGACGCGGTGTGGGACGACCGCCGGATCGTCGCGCGCTACCGCAGGGGCGACACCGAGGTCGAGCGGGAGCTGGAGCCGTACGGTCTCGTGCTCAAGGCCGGCGTCTGGTACCTGTGCGCCCGCGTCCCGGCCGACGGAACCACCGGCTCCTACCGCACGTACCGCATCGACCGCTTCACCACCGTCGACGCCGACGGCACCCGCTTCACCCGCGACGAGGAGTTCGACCTGCCGGCCTACTGGGACGAGCAGACAGAACGTTTCGCCCGGTCGATCCTGCACGCCGAGGTCGTCGTACGGCTCTCGGCGGAGGGCGTGCGGAGGCTGCCGTACGTCGTCGACCCCGTCCCGGCGCGGGACGCGCTGGCCGCGGCCGACGCCCCGGACGAACACGGCCGGCTGACGGTCACGCTCCGCGTCGAGTCGGAGGAGGTGGCGCACACCCAGCTCACGGCACTGGGGGCGGAGGCCGAGGTGTTGGCACCCGAGGGCCTGCGGGCACGCTTCGCGAGCGAGGCGCGCCGGCTCGCCGGGCTGTACGAGGCGCGGCAGGAGGCGATAAGGCGCGATAAGGCCCGGTAA
- a CDS encoding DUF4240 domain-containing protein codes for MDETEFWELVDTARDDAEGDPEDHADLLVERLGRLDPEAVLDFARHFESRYNRAYTWDLWGAAWVLLDGASDDAFDYFRCWLIGQGREVFEGAVHDPDSLADLLDDFDEEIDGDGEELGYAADEAYEQLTGVVAPDLGIPPAPGEPEGTPLDFENESALAERYPKLWERFRS; via the coding sequence ATGGACGAGACGGAGTTCTGGGAGTTGGTGGACACCGCTCGGGATGACGCCGAGGGCGATCCCGAGGATCATGCCGACCTGCTCGTGGAACGGCTCGGCCGACTGGACCCGGAGGCGGTGCTGGACTTCGCCCGGCACTTCGAGTCCCGTTACAACCGCGCGTACACCTGGGATCTGTGGGGCGCCGCGTGGGTCCTCCTCGACGGTGCCAGTGACGACGCGTTCGACTACTTCCGGTGCTGGCTGATCGGGCAGGGCCGGGAGGTCTTCGAGGGCGCGGTGCACGACCCCGACTCGCTCGCCGATCTGCTGGACGACTTCGACGAGGAGATCGACGGGGACGGCGAGGAGTTGGGCTACGCCGCGGACGAGGCGTACGAGCAGCTCACCGGCGTGGTCGCCCCGGACCTCGGCATCCCGCCCGCGCCCGGCGAACCCGAGGGCACCCCGCTCGACTTCGAGAACGAGTCCGCGCTCGCGGAACGCTATCCGAAGCTCTGGGAACGCTTCAGGTCCTAG